The Micromonospora sp. NBC_00421 genome contains a region encoding:
- a CDS encoding DUF3099 domain-containing protein — MVKRQAYQPILITDASRSQDDQLTSRQKRYVLMMGIRVACVIAGAVLVGTKAPLLWLWLPLVALGMILIPWLAVLLANDRPPKEEHRLANRFQPRHRDETPPMSLTAEERPHRVIDVEP, encoded by the coding sequence ATGGTGAAGCGTCAGGCGTACCAGCCGATTCTGATCACCGACGCCTCGCGTAGCCAGGACGACCAGCTCACCAGCCGACAGAAGCGGTACGTGCTGATGATGGGCATCCGGGTGGCCTGCGTGATCGCCGGAGCGGTCCTGGTCGGCACGAAGGCCCCGCTGCTCTGGCTCTGGCTGCCCCTGGTGGCGCTGGGCATGATCCTCATTCCCTGGCTGGCGGTGCTGCTCGCCAACGACCGTCCGCCCAAGGAGGAGCACCGGCTCGCCAACCGGTTCCAGCCCCGCCACCGCGACGAGACCCCGCCGATGAGCCTCACCGCCGAGGAACGCCCGCACCGGGTCATCGACGTCGAGCCCTGA
- a CDS encoding DUF3039 domain-containing protein, with the protein MTVSTEVLERPELKDADTGPEMFHYVRKEKIAESAVMGTYVVALCGETFPVTKAAKPGSPVCPKCKEIYDSYRE; encoded by the coding sequence GTGACTGTGAGTACAGAGGTTCTTGAGCGTCCGGAGTTGAAGGACGCCGACACCGGTCCCGAGATGTTCCACTACGTGCGCAAGGAGAAGATCGCCGAGAGTGCCGTGATGGGCACCTACGTGGTGGCGCTCTGCGGCGAGACGTTCCCGGTGACCAAGGCCGCCAAGCCCGGCTCGCCGGTCTGCCCCAAGTGCAAGGAGATCTACGACTCGTACCGCGAGTGA
- a CDS encoding pseudouridine-5'-phosphate glycosidase, which translates to MTTFHIRPGTEVAAALRDGRPVVALESTIVSHGLPRPDNLRVAREIEQTVRDAGAVPATIGMVGGELVVGLDDAQLTRLATVDGVAKLSVRDLAVAAATGADGATTVAATSAVAAALGIGVFATGGLGGVHREAAQTFDESADLVTLARTPIAVVCAGVKSILDVGATLERLETLGVGVLGYRTRRFPGFYLTDAGFDLDWSVESPEQVAEVLAAREQHGVHRGGLIVANPLPVDEQLDPALHDRTLTEGLARLGRDGVTGKAVTPFLLAYFHSATEGASLAVNVRIILRNADLAARIAVASARHGTA; encoded by the coding sequence GTGACCACCTTCCACATCCGCCCTGGCACCGAGGTCGCCGCCGCCCTGCGTGACGGCCGTCCCGTCGTCGCCCTGGAGAGCACCATCGTCTCGCACGGTCTGCCCCGACCGGACAACCTGCGGGTCGCCCGGGAGATCGAGCAGACGGTACGCGACGCCGGCGCCGTCCCCGCCACCATCGGCATGGTCGGCGGCGAACTCGTCGTCGGCCTCGACGATGCCCAACTGACCCGCCTCGCCACCGTCGACGGGGTGGCGAAACTCTCCGTCCGCGACCTCGCGGTGGCCGCTGCCACCGGCGCGGACGGGGCCACCACCGTCGCCGCCACCAGCGCGGTGGCCGCCGCCCTGGGGATCGGCGTCTTCGCCACCGGAGGGCTGGGCGGGGTGCACCGGGAGGCGGCGCAGACCTTCGACGAGTCGGCCGACCTGGTCACCCTGGCCCGTACCCCGATCGCGGTGGTCTGTGCCGGGGTCAAGTCGATCCTCGACGTCGGGGCAACCCTGGAGCGGCTGGAGACCCTCGGTGTCGGGGTGCTCGGCTACCGCACCCGGCGCTTCCCCGGGTTCTACCTGACCGACGCCGGCTTCGACCTGGACTGGTCGGTGGAGTCCCCCGAGCAGGTCGCCGAGGTGCTGGCCGCCCGGGAGCAGCACGGCGTGCACCGCGGCGGGCTGATCGTGGCCAACCCGCTTCCGGTCGACGAGCAGCTCGACCCGGCGCTGCACGACCGGACCCTCACCGAGGGGCTGGCCCGGTTGGGCCGCGACGGGGTCACCGGCAAGGCGGTCACCCCGTTCCTGCTGGCTTACTTCCACTCGGCCACCGAGGGTGCCAGCCTGGCGGTCAACGTGCGGATCATCCTGCGCAACGCCGACCTGGCCGCCCGGATCGCGGTCGCGTCGGCCCGGCACGGCACGGCATGA
- a CDS encoding carbohydrate kinase family protein has translation MTGPGRIVVVGDLITDVVAVLAGPLATGSDTPATIRVTGGGQAANTAAWIAAQHAPVTLVGAVGDDSAGRDRVAELERAGVDCAIEVHARATTGTVIVLATAAERTMVTERGANLRLTVGHVDRAVATLPDATHLHLSAYCLLDAGSRPAGLRALAAARERGLTTSVDAASAAPLRRIGAAAFLSWVRDVDLLLVNADEASVLAGGLDPAAQARALSAAARRVVVKRGGAGAIWVDRRATIGVVPSLRVAVVDVTGAGDAFAAGLLTAWTAGAKPRAALTRAADLGALAVSTVGARPAPEAAAG, from the coding sequence ATGACCGGTCCGGGCCGGATCGTGGTGGTCGGCGACCTGATCACCGACGTGGTGGCGGTGCTGGCCGGGCCGTTGGCCACCGGTTCGGACACCCCGGCGACGATCAGGGTCACCGGTGGTGGTCAGGCGGCCAACACCGCCGCCTGGATCGCCGCCCAGCACGCACCTGTGACGTTGGTCGGTGCGGTCGGCGACGACAGCGCCGGCCGGGACCGGGTGGCCGAGTTGGAGCGGGCCGGGGTGGACTGCGCGATCGAGGTGCACGCAAGGGCCACCACCGGGACGGTGATCGTGCTGGCCACCGCCGCCGAACGGACCATGGTCACCGAGCGGGGGGCCAACCTGCGGCTGACCGTCGGACACGTCGACCGGGCTGTGGCGACGCTGCCCGACGCGACCCACCTGCACCTGTCGGCGTACTGCCTGCTGGATGCCGGGTCGCGACCGGCCGGGCTGCGGGCGTTGGCCGCGGCCCGCGAGCGGGGGCTGACCACCAGCGTCGACGCGGCCTCCGCCGCACCGCTGCGGCGGATCGGCGCGGCGGCCTTCCTGTCCTGGGTACGCGACGTCGACCTGCTGCTCGTCAACGCGGACGAGGCGAGCGTGCTGGCCGGCGGGCTGGACCCGGCGGCACAGGCGCGGGCGTTGTCGGCGGCGGCCCGGCGGGTGGTGGTGAAGCGCGGTGGTGCGGGCGCGATCTGGGTGGACCGGCGGGCGACGATCGGGGTGGTCCCCTCGCTGCGGGTCGCGGTGGTGGACGTCACCGGCGCCGGGGACGCCTTCGCGGCGGGCCTGCTCACCGCCTGGACGGCCGGCGCGAAACCGCGTGCCGCGCTGACCCGCGCCGCCGACCTCGGCGCGCTGGCGGTCTCCACGGTGGGTGCCCGCCCCGCCCCGGAGGCGGCAGCAGGGTAG
- a CDS encoding HhH-GPD-type base excision DNA repair protein, with the protein MTFSLPIDGEANRLLERSPLALLTGMLLDQQVPMEKAFSSPYVLAQRLGHDPDARELADYDPQALVAVFTGPPALHRFPKAMAGRVQELCRILVDRYDGDAGRLWADVTDGRELLRRIVDLPGFGTQKAQILVALLGKRYGVRPDGWREAAGGYGDPDAYRSVADVTDAESLRRVREYKQQAKAAAKAG; encoded by the coding sequence CTGCTGGAACGCAGCCCGCTGGCCCTGCTGACGGGGATGCTTCTCGACCAGCAGGTGCCGATGGAGAAGGCTTTCTCGTCGCCGTACGTGCTCGCCCAGCGGCTGGGTCACGACCCGGACGCCCGGGAGTTGGCCGACTACGACCCGCAGGCGCTGGTGGCGGTCTTCACCGGTCCACCCGCACTGCACCGCTTCCCCAAGGCGATGGCCGGCCGGGTGCAGGAGCTGTGCCGGATCCTGGTCGACAGGTACGACGGCGACGCCGGCCGGCTCTGGGCCGACGTCACCGACGGGCGGGAACTGCTGCGCCGGATCGTCGACCTGCCCGGCTTCGGCACCCAGAAGGCGCAGATCCTCGTCGCCCTGCTCGGCAAGCGGTACGGGGTCCGGCCGGACGGCTGGCGGGAGGCCGCCGGCGGCTACGGCGACCCGGACGCGTACCGGTCGGTCGCCGACGTCACCGACGCGGAGTCGCTGCGCCGGGTACGCGAGTACAAACAGCAGGCCAAGGCGGCGGCGAAGGCCGGGTGA
- a CDS encoding trimeric intracellular cation channel family protein — translation MTTSTALLLADLTGVAVFAASGASAAVAKRLDLFGVVFVGFVAALGGGIVRDLVIDEVPPLAFADWRYAATAAVTATAVFWLHPQLARLRTTVLVLDAAGLGLFTVTGTLKALDARVPAVGAVVIGMLTAIGGGLGRDLLTAEIPVVLRREIYAVAALAGSIMVVLLAGLGYAGAGGLTAAALLVFALRLVALRRRWSAPVATMHPPDTGPGRPRF, via the coding sequence GTGACCACCTCCACCGCCCTGCTCCTGGCCGACCTGACCGGGGTGGCCGTCTTCGCCGCCTCCGGGGCCTCCGCGGCGGTGGCCAAGCGGCTCGACCTGTTCGGCGTCGTCTTCGTCGGGTTCGTCGCCGCGCTCGGCGGCGGGATCGTCCGCGACCTGGTCATCGACGAGGTCCCACCGCTCGCCTTCGCCGACTGGCGGTATGCCGCCACCGCCGCGGTCACCGCGACCGCCGTGTTCTGGCTGCACCCACAGCTCGCCCGGCTGCGCACCACCGTGCTGGTGCTGGACGCCGCCGGCCTGGGCCTGTTCACCGTCACCGGCACGCTCAAGGCGCTCGACGCCCGGGTGCCGGCGGTCGGTGCCGTGGTGATCGGCATGCTCACCGCGATCGGCGGCGGCCTCGGCCGCGACCTGCTCACCGCCGAGATACCGGTGGTGCTGCGCCGGGAGATCTACGCCGTCGCCGCGCTCGCCGGATCGATCATGGTGGTGCTGCTGGCGGGGCTGGGGTACGCCGGGGCGGGCGGGCTGACCGCCGCGGCGCTGCTGGTCTTCGCCCTGCGCCTGGTGGCGCTACGGCGGCGCTGGTCGGCCCCGGTGGCGACGATGCACCCCCCGGACACCGGTCCCGGCCGCCCCCGCTTCTGA